GGCTGACCCGGAATCCAGGCCACGTCCCGTGGGGGTATTCAGTTTGGAAATGTCCTGTCTGGATTTGGTCAAACGTATGATTTGTTGTCATGCCGGAGTGTCCGGACATGCCATCTCAGATGGATTTATTTCTTCGACGAATCATGCCCATCTGATTAATGCCGCCAATCTTTTGAAGCATGCTCCCATTTTTATCGACGATAGCGCGGGACTTGACATCATGGAACTGCGCGCCCGGGCGCGCCGTATGAAGAGCAAACATAATGTTGAGTTGATCGTGATCGACTATTTACAACTCCTGCGTGCGCCGGAGTACTCGCGACATGGACGTCAGGTTGAAATTACCATGGTATCCGCCGGCATCAAAGGCATGGCAAAGGAGTTGGGCGTTCCCGTCCTCGTGTTGAGTCAGCTCAGTCGTGCGCCTGAGGCACGCGGGGGTGAGGAAAAACCGAAGCTGTCGGATTTGCGTGACTCCGGTTCCATTGAGCAGGATGCGGATATTGTGATGTTGCTGCGGCGGCCTTGCCGGACCTCAAATGATCCCGAGCGGGAAGACCGCACGCTGGCCATTGTGGAGATTGCCAAAAACCGTAACGGGCCGGCGATGGAAGAAGTCAGGATGGCGTTTGATGATTCCTTCACTCGTTTTCGTGACGCTGCGCATGGCGTTGACGAGGCGGGTGTCCAGCCGGCATATATGCATCAGGAGGTTCGGTAACTATGACTGTAAGCAAATTTATGAGTCTCAGTTTGGTGCTTTGCTGTGTGGCGTTGCCGTCCTTGGCTGAACCGGTTGTCAAGGTATTGAAAATCAAGACAGTGGGGCCGATCACTGCGGATGAGCAGATGGTGCGGGCCTATATTGCTATGCGTGAGGGCGCTCCCTTGAACCGGGCAGAAGTGGCGAATGATGTGCGTTCCCTATTGGCATCGGGTAAAATTACAGACGTCAGTGCCGAGGTGGATACGGTTGGCGATGGCGTGACTTTGGCGTATGTGGTGCGCATGAAGCACAAACTGGTTAATCCTGTGCGTGTTCGCGGGAATAAAGAGCTTAGTGTGTCCAAGGTTCAGGATTTATTGGGGCTGAATCCCGGAGATTATATCGATGATCCCACCATTGCCGCCCGGGTGGTGAAGTTGACCGAAGAATATCGCAAGCGGCTTTTTGCCACGGCAAAGATTGATGCAAGTATGGAACCGGTGCCGGGTCATGCGGAGCAGGTTTCTTTATTGGTTAACATCAAGGAAGGGGATAAAGCCCAGATAGTGCGCTATTTATTCCCGGGCAGGAAGTCGATTGAAATGTCGGTTATCCGGGAAGCCATGGAGATCATGGCGTGGTATAACCCATTAAGTTGGTTTCATCACACACCTTACAGTGTCGAAGAGTTGACGGCCGGGTGCGAGCGGATCCGGGCCGTTTACAAAGACGCGGGTTTTCTGGATGTGGACGTCCAGACGCCCCGAAAACGTGAAGAGGCTCCCGGCCGATACGTCATCACTGTGCCGATTCAGGAAAATTTGAAATATTCCATTGCGAAAGTCTCGATCTCCGGAGCCACCATTTATCCGGATGCCCCCCTCTTGAAGGCTGCGGAT
The nucleotide sequence above comes from bacterium. Encoded proteins:
- the dnaB gene encoding replicative DNA helicase, yielding MANEAPVSSKVTPVERVPPHSEDAERGVLGAVLLDADKVMDLCIERQLAPDSFYIPAHRVIFEVMLELAHGGRPLDLLTVGERLKSTGLLDRIGGATTLHRIVDATPTSAHAEYYINIVRDRHLLREVISTSRRAEQSCYDPSVEASQVLSHVEQAFFDITAHQHGQMRPWPTMVDEIIRTFDNEQKGFQGIPTGFRDLDKMIKGLKPGNMVVLAARPSMGKTSLAMNVVEHVALGKADPESRPRPVGVFSLEMSCLDLVKRMICCHAGVSGHAISDGFISSTNHAHLINAANLLKHAPIFIDDSAGLDIMELRARARRMKSKHNVELIVIDYLQLLRAPEYSRHGRQVEITMVSAGIKGMAKELGVPVLVLSQLSRAPEARGGEEKPKLSDLRDSGSIEQDADIVMLLRRPCRTSNDPEREDRTLAIVEIAKNRNGPAMEEVRMAFDDSFTRFRDAAHGVDEAGVQPAYMHQEVR
- the bamA gene encoding outer membrane protein assembly factor BamA, whose amino-acid sequence is MTVSKFMSLSLVLCCVALPSLAEPVVKVLKIKTVGPITADEQMVRAYIAMREGAPLNRAEVANDVRSLLASGKITDVSAEVDTVGDGVTLAYVVRMKHKLVNPVRVRGNKELSVSKVQDLLGLNPGDYIDDPTIAARVVKLTEEYRKRLFATAKIDASMEPVPGHAEQVSLLVNIKEGDKAQIVRYLFPGRKSIEMSVIREAMEIMAWYNPLSWFHHTPYSVEELTAGCERIRAVYKDAGFLDVDVQTPRKREEAPGRYVITVPIQENLKYSIAKVSISGATIYPDAPLLKAADLKLAGEASTSVINKSADAIRDYYESRGYMDTYVQPKLDLREKAGEVDVRFVVNEGRLTTVRNVLIRGNSVTKDKVIRRELLIYPGEQYDGVRVRTSENRLRNLGYFSNVNCDHEQVGSTNKADLVFNVEEQRTGQFMTGVGFSSIDKLIGFAEISQGNFDIRGKPFMGAGQKVKLRAEFGSTREAYTLSFVEPWFLDRKLSLSTDLYSVKQDDRDYSVLRQGGA